The Thunnus maccoyii chromosome 15, fThuMac1.1, whole genome shotgun sequence DNA segment ATCTTGCCCAAcgacacttcaacatgtggaggaTCAAACCGCCAACTTTCTAATCAATGCATGACCTGCTCCTGAACCACAGCTCCGGCCCCATAAATTTGATATTGCATCATAATTTTTCCACTGTACTGACtttatgatgataatgatgatgatgctacTGTTTTACCTGTACATCATGTAACAAACGGAGTTGCATCACAGCCTTTAAGGCCATAAGTTCAGGAAAagcatttcaaatattttgaatACGCAGATAAAAACACAGTCTTGTTGCCTCAGCCGAGTGGTTCCCAGTCTGTTTTACTGGTGACCctttagtgatttttttcttgtttgaatAACTTTTAGTAAACTGAGGGGGTCAAATTACCCACTAATTCATTagataaaaagcaaatgttagAAGGAATCTTTAAAATAACTATAATTTTGTGTggcagaaatatattttttctgcttgtgTCCCCTTTGATCTCGACAACCAGGTTGGAAAACACTGCTTCAgtcaaaaacagagaaacattcaTGCACTTAAAGCATTCATATGTTACATTTATAATGCATGACACCTGTCTGTATTTTTCTGCCAAAAGTGAGGCCAAAAGTAAACTAGTAATTTTATTTGAAGACAATAAAGTTATTAATGATTATCCCAATCTGTTTTAAAGGCAGCATATTGGAATATTGGAAGGTTTCCCATCTTTTGAAAGTTGTATAAATGTCGTCAGCCGTTGTTAAAGCAGACTATGAACCTCATCCCACAGACGATGAGAGACCTTTGGATGTCTCCCTGTCGCTCCATAAACAGCACTCTGTTTGTGACAAACAAGCTGAGTGTAAGAAtctaatttttttctgtttatctgattgcacatttttaaatgcagaaaaccACATTTCAAACACAGAACTGAGTCCTGAACACAAACTGATCAGAGGTCTGAATCCATTATAGACTCTGATCAGATATTTTTGGTTGTTCCAAATTTCTGACCTGTGCTTCTATGTGTACTTTCAGTGTGCGACGtggagccaaaaaaaaaacacacacacagcaataaaAAGTGACAACAACACAGTTCATGTTGGGAACTTCGGACGCAGGTCAGCGATCCTTGTGACATTTATTGGATCGGATCAAAGCCACCTAACATGTATAAATACTGAGTGACAAGCTCAGTCAGTTTCACAGACGTCCCACATCAGGATCACCGAGGTAAgatgctgacattttatacCTCTGTTCTCCTAAAAAATGATGTTACCATGAATCTTTCATGGCTGATCTTCTCAATAATTAATTTTTATGCATTAAATTAAGTTTGCAGATTTTATTATAACCATGTCAAATGATTTGTAATGATTTGTTGTACAAGATATgtagtttaaataaaaagaaaactctgcttagctgcttttaaaagtttatcacTTTCACTTTATATCACAAAAATTGTtctttaattttagtttttttaaaacaaatctgccaattattttcttgattaatcctTATCTATAAGATGTTAGAGAAATGCTCGTCACAATTTACACAATTTTCAAAAGTGGTGTTTTATTTcaccaaaagtccaaaaatgaagaaaattcaATTTGTTGTCATATATGACGCAAAGAAGCGTCATATAGTCACATTGGAGAGGTGacatttctggcatttttgctggaaaaatgaCGCACGTTGCAGTATAGTCCCAAGTCCGCTTTTCTGACTTTTATTGATTAAGTCTCAGCTATCGATAGATCTTTTCTACATTGATTACTTGGACATGGAATGGTTCAGTACAAACAGAGCTCCTATAGTTAGAGTACATCTCTGCTCAGCCTCAGTAAagaatcattttaatgtttcaagtgacaaataaactttgtttttgctcttcTGGTCATGAATACGGCCTTGATGTGCTCTGATCTCAGGATTGACCCAATTTGGACCCTGAATacttaaagtcctcctccactcaaatatgttttacttattatatataactttagttggatgtttgcacttcactgtgcagaatgatgtgtgtgcagagttgatcaaaatagttgctgattaacttTCTGATGATCAACTAAATTattcaactaattgtttcagctttaacAAAAGTGTATATTAATATGATTCACATGACAACAATTTTCAAGTGTCTCACCTCTTTTTggaagcaaataaataaataatttgaactCTTTTATCATTCCAGGTGTCCTTTTTCTGATCATCATGAAGGTCTTTGCAGTAATCCTCGCGCTGGCAATCGCCTCAGGTGAGTTCATCATTCAGATCCGTCAACAGAGACTTTTTActctggttttattttaaagtgtcAATTCTGCTCAGactctgaaatgtgtttgtttttttctttcctaaaCCAGGCTGCCATGCAAGAAGTATTGCTCAGGATGACTGGATGAGCTCCTGGGAGTTGACGGTCGACAAGTTTAAGGATTATTTCACAGATCTGAACACAAAGGCCGACGACCTGGTGCAGAACATCAAGAGCTCGCAGATCAGCAGAGAACTGGAGTGAGTTCAATATCTGTATCTGACTTACATAGGTGTGACCTTTTATGACCTCTATGTCACAATATTAATACATGATAGACTTTATGTGCTGTAAATTGACAGACCTGCTTATAATCGTGTCTACAGGTCACACTTTTCTCGAATATTTGTAAAATTATAAGTGTTTTAAGCTACACCGACTGCTCAAGTAATTTTAAATTTAGTCAGATATAGTGAAGGATCACTGCACTCACTCTTGTTTATCTGGTGTGtttaaaaccaacaaaatcTTAAGTCCAACTGGAGGTAAACTGGTTCAAAACAGTTCAGCTTCCTCAGTGTGCAGGCtccaacattttaaatttacactGGGAATTTCTTTTAGATAAATTCaggctgtgactgatatattaaataaataagtaacaAAGTATattgttaatactgatgagtcaaggaataagcagcattttattgctGTAGCTGATGATAGATTAgataggaaagaagaaaaacaaagttctgttacATAACAGGATTAACTGGATAACTGGATTAAATTTGGACaatttttctttaatctttgcatttttgtgaaatattggagaaCTTTACCTCTTTTAGCCTCAAGGATTTGCTTATTTGAATCCATGTGAgtggaaatgtctctttggtggaagTGCAAACAATTCagagacatctgaaacatgataAAGAGATGCACATACATTttttggaaacacacacaattcaaaaagtttgagaaccactggtttaatgtaTAATCTTatcattatgttgttttatgtaaaattgaattttaaaagtaTCTAAAGCTGTCAACTGTAAAattgtgcttaagtacagtacttgagtaaatgtacatagtttaagtaaaagatctgaatcCTTCCTCCAGCCCCGTTAACTCTGTAACtattaaaaaacagtttttatctgGATCTTTGTGTTCTTGTCGGACTGATCCCAGTTTGTTGCATTTaatcacaaacataaacaaagagCTGTTTGGTTATGAAGACACATTGTGACTCAGCTGAGTGTGACGAGGTCAAGCAGCTTGTTGCAGTGAGGTGAGATATGTAGAGAGCTGCTGACTGAGGCCCGAGGTTCACTACAGTCTCAAGTCCACTTTTCTGACTTTTACTGATTTAGGCTCAGCTACTGATAGATCTTTGATTTCTATATTGATTACTTGGACATGGAGTGGTTCAGTACAAACACAGCTCTTATAGATAGTTTATATCTTGCTTGTaaaaaactcagatttaagttAAACCcaagaaactttccactttgagCAGATAAGCacattttttgagtggaggggaactAATAAAAAACCAATAAGATCTTTAAACTCATCTTTCTTGCCCTCCGTCAGCACCCTGATCCAGGACAGCATGTCAGAACTGGCCATGTACAAGGACGACGTGCAGTCCAAGCTGGCCCCCTACACTCAGGAGTCTGCAGAACGTCTGGGTCAAGACCTGAAGCTTCTGGGTGACAAACTCCGCGACCACATGACAGAGGCCAAGGAGCAGATGGACAAGTACACCCAGGAGCTGCAGACCATGATGGAGCAGAACGTCGATGACGTCAGAGCCAGGGTCTCCACCTACACCCGCAAGATGAAGAAACGCCTCAACAAGGACACCGCAGAGATCAAGAAGTGAGTGAAACCCTAGACTGAGGCAGAGAGGTGACCACAGATAGGTTTACTAACTATTTAAAAGACCTTTGATTGCTTTATTGAGTTTTATTGAGTTCTTCTTAGTGGATCTCATCAGAaaatttgtgttattttgcagGTCCTTTCTCAAATACTTCAAATACTAcaaatttaacagaaaaaagcttttaactaaatgctttttttaattCTGGTGTTACATTTATGAGACaaatattctatatatttatGATGTGAATTCTTCTTTTGATGTTTATGATACTTTTGAAGCTcaaattttctattttttttagttcctattttataatatttcttAATATCACACATTGACTCTGTCTTGATAAAGGCTGGTGGACTATGAAAACACCAGTTTACTGTGCTCAAAATAAGTCCAGGACTTGGTCTGGAAAGttcttttaattaaatatattaaatgttgTCAATAAGCTTAAATAAAACCCAATCATGCACAGGACTGTAAACACCACTGATGATGCCAAGGTCATGTCTgcagcattatttttttctattaatttgactgtttttaagcaaaattattcttaaattaaattaaaatatattacatcCTGACAGAATGGAAATG contains these protein-coding regions:
- the apoea gene encoding apolipoprotein Ea produces the protein MKVFAVILALAIASGCHARSIAQDDWMSSWELTVDKFKDYFTDLNTKADDLVQNIKSSQISRELDTLIQDSMSELAMYKDDVQSKLAPYTQESAERLGQDLKLLGDKLRDHMTEAKEQMDKYTQELQTMMEQNVDDVRARVSTYTRKMKKRLNKDTAEIKKQVADYFEELGSRTSDNMEEMRTRFDPYFSQVRDNAQAKITTLNSLLKTQVENIKDKLEITTEDIRERFEKTTGNLRSTLEEKMEEVRNWFQPYVSMISDNV